The DNA window AGCCCGCGGTCATCGTCTTTTGGGCCAGCTGGTGCACGGTGTGCAAGGCCGAGTTTCCCGGCCTCCACCAGGTGGCCGAGGAGACCGGGGTGCCCTTTTACGTGGTGAGCCGCGAGCCTCGGGACACGAAGGAGGTCGTCCTGGCCTATATGAAGGCCTACCCCCGCTTTATCCCCCTATTGGCCTCGGACCGGGACAGGCCCCACGAGGTGGCGGCCCGCTTTAAGGTCCTGGGCCAGCCCTGGACCTTTGTGGTGGACCAGGAGGCCAAGGTAGTGGCCCTCTTCGCCGGCCGGGCTGGGCGGGAGGCCTTGTTAGACGCCCTCCTCCTCGCCGGGGTCAAGCTGCCATAGCTCCGCGCGCCGGGCTTCCCCTTCGGGGGCGAGGCGCAGCAGAAAGCCGGCCTCGAGGGCCTCGGGTTCTCCCCACTCCACCAGGATGAGGCGGGCCTCTTCCCCGGCGCTTAGGAGCTGGGAAAGGAGGAGCTTGGGGTCCTGGAGGCGATAGAGGTCCGCGTGGACCAGGGGGCCCTCCGGGGTGGGGTAGGTGTGGATCAGGGTGTAGGTGGGGCTGGTCACCCGGCCCCGGAAGCCCAAGGCCTGGGCCAGGAAGCGGACCAAGGTGGTCTTGCCCGCCCCTAGGGGGCCTTGGAGGGCCACCACCGCTCCCCTGGGGAGAAGGGGCAGGACCTCGTGGGCCAGGGCCTCGGTGTCCCCTAGGGTCCTCAGGGTTCGCGAGAGCACGAGCCGCATAAAGGAAAAAGGCCCCACAGGGCCTTCTGGTGCCGGGAGCGGGACTTGAACCCGCACGCCCTTGCGGGCACCACCCCCTCAAGATGGCGTGTCTACCA is part of the Thermus islandicus DSM 21543 genome and encodes:
- a CDS encoding TlpA family protein disulfide reductase; translated protein: MARLGILGLLLYAGLGLALGVGERIPEFALLDPKGNLVTPKTMRKPAVIVFWASWCTVCKAEFPGLHQVAEETGVPFYVVSREPRDTKEVVLAYMKAYPRFIPLLASDRDRPHEVAARFKVLGQPWTFVVDQEAKVVALFAGRAGREALLDALLLAGVKLP
- the tsaE gene encoding tRNA (adenosine(37)-N6)-threonylcarbamoyltransferase complex ATPase subunit type 1 TsaE yields the protein MRLVLSRTLRTLGDTEALAHEVLPLLPRGAVVALQGPLGAGKTTLVRFLAQALGFRGRVTSPTYTLIHTYPTPEGPLVHADLYRLQDPKLLLSQLLSAGEEARLILVEWGEPEALEAGFLLRLAPEGEARRAELWQLDPGEEEGV